Proteins co-encoded in one Gleimia hominis genomic window:
- a CDS encoding LssY C-terminal domain-containing protein has translation MNSSSSSPRWSARSSSSLEGQAKEKSDDTALAVPQESTFDDQPKPVVKVSTHYLRPNQYPKYRYDKRVKGSKRAWSLYEVLDTAFIILAAVQAGILAAFLIRASFRLSWTAILAAILLWGVLTFLLLPRLHQVFSLVYVPDYFIGRTKTRDGLLGDPVNLAFKGTADDIHTAMRRAGWSLADPVNLRSSWKIVISSVFKRSYPQAPVSDLYVFGKPQEFAYQQEVEGNANQRHHVRFWQVPKGWLLPGGHHAHWLAAGTYDKSVGLSIFTLQVTHKIDENTDLERDYVVRSLLHSNEEVDVSVIEDFSTAYHHRNGGGDRIRTDGNLPVVNCEDVVDEEAPDYQPEHRSLLSRVGDHHLPPASLIAAGVLALVHLAFVVSMGWSLHGVVDVDPGLLRRIFVIGGIVYAVIQILLWVLVLKHFQWARLAFTATFLLEAGLQLSQLWLDPTPSVTNLTAAALAALVVMIMSGSDTRKWAHRGGQDRTVYFNVPGAA, from the coding sequence ATGAATTCCTCATCCTCGTCACCACGGTGGTCTGCCCGCTCGTCGTCCTCGTTGGAAGGTCAGGCTAAAGAGAAGTCTGATGACACTGCTCTTGCAGTCCCTCAAGAATCTACGTTTGACGACCAGCCGAAACCGGTTGTGAAAGTTTCAACGCACTACCTGCGGCCCAACCAGTACCCAAAGTACCGCTACGACAAGAGGGTTAAAGGAAGTAAGCGGGCGTGGTCGTTGTACGAGGTGTTGGATACAGCGTTCATTATTTTGGCGGCCGTGCAGGCGGGGATTTTGGCGGCGTTCCTGATTCGTGCGTCGTTCCGGCTGTCGTGGACAGCGATTCTGGCGGCGATCTTGCTGTGGGGAGTGCTCACGTTTTTGCTGCTCCCGCGGCTGCACCAAGTGTTTTCGCTGGTGTACGTGCCGGATTATTTTATTGGCCGCACCAAAACCCGCGATGGGTTGCTGGGTGACCCAGTGAACTTGGCTTTTAAAGGTACTGCGGATGATATTCACACGGCCATGCGCCGCGCTGGCTGGAGTTTAGCGGACCCAGTTAACCTGCGTTCCTCGTGGAAAATCGTGATTTCTTCCGTATTCAAACGGTCCTACCCGCAAGCCCCGGTGTCCGACTTGTACGTGTTCGGTAAACCCCAAGAGTTCGCCTACCAGCAAGAAGTGGAAGGCAATGCGAATCAGCGTCACCACGTGCGGTTTTGGCAGGTGCCGAAAGGCTGGTTACTTCCGGGTGGTCACCACGCGCACTGGCTTGCCGCAGGGACTTACGATAAGTCGGTTGGCCTGTCGATTTTCACCCTGCAGGTGACGCACAAGATTGATGAGAACACGGATTTAGAACGCGACTACGTGGTGCGAAGTTTGTTGCATTCCAATGAGGAAGTGGATGTGTCCGTGATCGAGGATTTCTCTACGGCGTACCACCACCGCAACGGTGGGGGAGATAGGATCCGCACGGACGGTAACTTACCAGTTGTGAACTGCGAAGACGTGGTCGATGAGGAAGCTCCGGATTACCAGCCAGAACACCGGTCTTTACTCAGCCGCGTGGGGGACCACCACCTGCCCCCCGCTTCGTTGATCGCAGCGGGCGTGTTAGCACTGGTGCATTTAGCGTTCGTGGTGAGCATGGGCTGGAGTTTGCACGGGGTTGTGGATGTGGACCCGGGTTTGCTGCGCCGCATATTCGTGATTGGTGGGATTGTTTACGCGGTTATCCAGATTCTTCTGTGGGTGCTGGTGCTGAAGCATTTCCAGTGGGCCCGGTTAGCGTTCACCGCCACATTCTTGCTTGAGGCGGGCCTACAGTTATCGCAGTTGTGGCTAGATCCGACGCCGAGTGTCACGAATTTGACGGCGGCTGCGCTCGCAGCGCTCGTGGTGATGATCATGTCGGGTTCGGATACGCGTAAGTGGGCGCATCGCGGTGGGCAAGACCGCACCGTCTACTTCAACGTGCCCGGCGCCGCGTAA
- a CDS encoding App1 family protein yields MLLEAVTTFGNHFNKALANLLKGAGWRAEMIGYGGIGSPSRVRILGRALMSPTPFEEKFEAWVQQSKLTGWQDRPEFAHLSDSDLIREAFGQGGRERGERGWRQFMDAQIPFQPVVVTVGKQRQLVYADRGGYVDVTISGHGLAPGWHMATVAAADPASLRGGKYGSTASGQAGINKRRQGAQKLRVRTSRPASVPVRIVGTDELFGVVSDVDDTVMISWLPRPLIAAKNAFFLYVSSRQAVPGMSYLLQRVTRTIGTLPRSTPNESDRTPSSVPRVSGSMPSNPGASNPKMEGLEASNAGGRVPNHAPVAYISTGAWNVAPGLRRFLSRTGFPTGTPLLSDWGPSQTGWFRSGPKHKRRELEFLTNLLPWVRWVLVGDDGQHDPLIYSKFARDYPHRVAAILIRTLTPTQQVLSHGSVAAPERVLDGLTTPVFVGPDGYDLLQQLRANQHSVNQPREREHASRGCAK; encoded by the coding sequence GTGCTGCTAGAAGCCGTGACGACGTTCGGGAATCATTTCAACAAGGCCCTCGCTAACCTGCTTAAGGGCGCTGGTTGGCGCGCAGAAATGATCGGTTACGGGGGGATTGGTTCACCCAGCCGGGTACGTATTTTAGGGCGGGCACTCATGTCCCCCACTCCGTTTGAAGAAAAGTTTGAGGCGTGGGTTCAGCAGTCAAAACTCACGGGTTGGCAAGACCGCCCGGAGTTCGCGCATCTGAGTGATTCTGACTTGATTCGGGAGGCATTTGGCCAAGGTGGGCGCGAACGCGGTGAACGAGGGTGGCGCCAGTTTATGGACGCACAGATCCCGTTCCAACCCGTGGTGGTGACGGTTGGGAAGCAGCGGCAATTGGTTTATGCAGATCGAGGTGGGTACGTTGATGTCACGATCAGCGGGCATGGGCTTGCCCCCGGTTGGCACATGGCGACCGTGGCAGCGGCCGACCCGGCGAGCCTGCGCGGCGGGAAGTACGGTTCCACGGCTTCAGGCCAAGCGGGTATAAACAAGCGGCGGCAGGGTGCTCAAAAACTGCGGGTGCGCACGTCCCGGCCGGCTTCTGTGCCCGTGCGGATTGTGGGAACCGATGAGTTGTTCGGCGTGGTTTCAGACGTGGACGACACCGTGATGATCTCTTGGCTGCCGCGCCCATTGATCGCCGCGAAGAACGCGTTCTTCCTCTACGTGTCTTCGCGTCAAGCGGTGCCGGGCATGTCTTACTTACTGCAACGCGTGACCCGCACAATAGGAACTCTGCCGAGAAGCACGCCAAACGAATCGGACCGCACCCCAAGCAGCGTCCCAAGAGTATCGGGGAGCATGCCCAGCAACCCGGGTGCGAGCAACCCAAAAATGGAGGGTCTGGAGGCAAGCAATGCGGGTGGCCGGGTGCCGAACCACGCCCCGGTTGCCTATATTTCTACGGGCGCGTGGAACGTGGCGCCGGGGCTGCGACGGTTCCTGTCGCGCACCGGGTTCCCAACGGGCACACCCCTGCTGTCAGACTGGGGTCCGTCGCAAACCGGGTGGTTCCGGTCTGGGCCTAAACACAAGCGGCGGGAACTAGAGTTTTTAACGAACCTGCTGCCGTGGGTGCGGTGGGTTCTCGTTGGCGACGATGGGCAGCATGACCCCCTCATCTACTCCAAGTTCGCGCGGGACTACCCTCACAGAGTTGCAGCGATCCTCATCCGCACTCTCACGCCAACACAGCAAGTGCTGTCTCACGGCAGTGTCGCCGCCCCCGAACGAGTACTGGATGGGCTCACCACCCCAGTTTTCGTCGGTCCAGACGGCTACGACCTACTGCAGCAACTGCGCGCAAACCAGCATTCTGTAAACCAGCCACGCGAACGGGAGCACGCTAGTCGAGGTTGCGCAAAGTAG
- a CDS encoding quaternary amine ABC transporter ATP-binding protein, translating into MLKEGAQRSALPEGVTVAVEDVSLDVNEGEIFVVMGLSGSGKSTLLRTLNALGPATDGKIYVGDQEVTNMPMGEIRRLREQHMSMVFQHFGLLPHRTVLDNAAYPLEIQGVGKQEREQKALEALKTTGLEGRENAYPDELSGGMQQRVGLARALTADADILLMDEAFSALDPLIRRDMQDLLLELQSQKKRTIIFITHDLNEAMYVGDRIAVMKDGKIEQVGTAEEILTSPANDYIARFVQDVDRTRVITASSLMRQPGTRIFTADGPRVALKKLEEWDEEGGWVTDSGTLRLRGMIHTEDVAHALHKNPELRSTESILRHEFYQVGPDTPLSEIISMAANTDITIPVVDEDNKLLGIIPRVAIVVALAAQGDSDAGGTTTDNTAETGGTPAAEGPSETSGAAAEGAFETSGAPAAENTAETEGVTTQLNGKPRQEQEIEQELSNGKENN; encoded by the coding sequence ATGCTTAAAGAAGGCGCTCAGCGTAGTGCGCTGCCCGAAGGTGTAACAGTAGCTGTAGAAGATGTGAGCCTAGATGTTAACGAAGGCGAAATCTTCGTGGTCATGGGCCTATCCGGGTCCGGTAAATCCACGCTTCTACGCACGCTAAACGCCTTAGGTCCAGCTACGGACGGGAAAATCTACGTGGGCGACCAAGAGGTCACAAACATGCCCATGGGGGAAATCCGCCGGCTACGCGAGCAACACATGTCCATGGTTTTCCAACACTTCGGGTTGCTACCGCACCGCACCGTGCTGGACAACGCTGCCTACCCCCTAGAGATTCAAGGTGTAGGCAAACAAGAACGCGAGCAGAAAGCACTTGAGGCCCTAAAAACCACCGGCTTGGAAGGCCGGGAGAACGCGTACCCCGACGAACTCTCCGGCGGAATGCAGCAGCGCGTGGGCCTGGCTCGCGCCCTCACTGCGGATGCGGACATTTTGCTGATGGACGAGGCATTCTCGGCGCTAGACCCCCTGATCCGCCGGGACATGCAAGACCTCCTGCTGGAACTGCAAAGCCAAAAGAAACGCACCATCATCTTCATCACCCACGACCTGAACGAAGCGATGTACGTGGGGGACCGCATTGCGGTGATGAAAGACGGGAAGATCGAACAGGTTGGGACCGCGGAAGAAATCCTCACCAGCCCCGCTAACGACTACATTGCCCGGTTCGTGCAAGACGTGGACCGCACGCGCGTGATTACCGCGTCCTCGCTGATGCGCCAGCCTGGTACCCGGATTTTCACGGCAGACGGGCCGCGCGTTGCCCTCAAGAAACTAGAAGAATGGGACGAAGAAGGCGGTTGGGTAACAGACTCAGGTACCCTGCGGCTGCGCGGCATGATCCACACGGAAGACGTGGCGCACGCGCTACACAAGAACCCGGAACTGCGTTCCACTGAATCGATTCTGCGCCACGAGTTCTACCAGGTGGGGCCCGATACGCCCCTGTCAGAAATCATTAGTATGGCGGCGAATACGGACATTACGATTCCCGTGGTGGACGAAGACAACAAGCTACTGGGCATTATTCCCCGCGTCGCGATCGTGGTGGCACTTGCAGCGCAAGGTGACTCGGACGCAGGTGGTACCACTACGGACAATACAGCTGAAACCGGTGGAACTCCTGCGGCGGAAGGCCCGTCTGAAACGAGTGGTGCCGCTGCTGAGGGCGCGTTTGAAACGAGTGGTGCTCCCGCAGCGGAAAACACTGCTGAAACCGAAGGAGTCACCACACAGCTGAACGGTAAGCCGAGACAGGAGCAAGAAATCGAACAAGAACTTTCGAACGGGAAGGAGAATAACTGA
- a CDS encoding ABC transporter permease: protein MGNNDLWFSLPVGDWADAAMRWMMDAWDGFFGVVAMILTSVCDALYFVFSTPPFWVIILIVAVIAFFASGWKLAVGSIIGMLFIYGMGQWDNAMSTLSMVVEASAIAVLFGVPLGILAARVKWVSRITRPIMDFLQTMPAFVYLIPFVMIFSIGIVPGIVATVLFSIAPAVRFTELGIRQVDKSVVEAAYAFGAKPSRVLRQVELPLALPTIMAGINQVIMLALSMVVIAGMVGGGGLGNDIVQALQRVNIGLGAEAGLAVVVLAMILDRLTASFGKKSERANR from the coding sequence ATGGGTAACAACGATCTGTGGTTCTCTTTGCCCGTAGGGGACTGGGCCGACGCCGCGATGCGGTGGATGATGGACGCGTGGGACGGCTTCTTCGGCGTTGTCGCCATGATCCTAACGTCCGTGTGCGACGCCCTGTATTTCGTGTTCTCTACACCTCCGTTCTGGGTGATCATCCTGATCGTCGCGGTCATCGCGTTCTTCGCAAGCGGTTGGAAACTGGCGGTTGGGTCCATTATCGGCATGCTGTTCATCTACGGTATGGGCCAGTGGGACAACGCCATGTCCACCCTGTCGATGGTTGTGGAAGCCTCCGCAATCGCCGTGCTGTTCGGCGTGCCACTGGGGATCTTAGCGGCTCGGGTTAAATGGGTTTCACGCATCACCCGGCCGATCATGGACTTCCTGCAAACCATGCCTGCGTTCGTGTACTTGATTCCGTTCGTCATGATCTTCTCGATCGGGATCGTCCCCGGTATTGTCGCGACCGTCCTGTTCTCAATCGCACCGGCCGTGCGGTTCACGGAACTGGGGATCCGCCAGGTAGACAAATCTGTAGTGGAAGCCGCGTACGCCTTTGGGGCTAAACCCAGCCGCGTGCTCCGGCAAGTAGAACTCCCCCTAGCACTACCCACAATCATGGCAGGCATTAACCAGGTGATTATGCTGGCCCTGTCCATGGTGGTTATCGCCGGTATGGTCGGTGGCGGCGGCCTCGGTAACGACATTGTCCAAGCACTGCAACGCGTGAACATCGGGTTGGGTGCTGAAGCTGGCTTAGCCGTTGTGGTGCTCGCAATGATCCTCGACCGGCTAACTGCCTCATTCGGTAAAAAATCCGAAAGAGCTAACCGCTAA
- a CDS encoding glycine betaine ABC transporter substrate-binding protein has protein sequence MFLKKAFAVGSALALSVSLAACSGGSGDKSDAGESKSLSVGVPAGWDEGVVISNMMKSALEDQGYDLKLTDADIGAVFTSISKGDMDLLFDGWLPLTHKSYVEKYGDDMEDLGTWFDEAKLALAVNKDAPIKSIEELADHADDFNNEIVGIDAGAGITETTEKTAIPEYGLDNMNFKISSTAAMLAELDSAMKNKKNIVVTLWSPHWAYSAFDVRDLEDPKGAMGGAEKIHTFARKDFSKDNEAVAKMIKNFKLSAEELSDVENYVLNEHKDEPIDKTVKEWLDKNQEVRDRMKIEK, from the coding sequence ATGTTTTTGAAGAAAGCTTTTGCTGTGGGCTCAGCCCTAGCGCTTTCCGTTTCGCTCGCAGCCTGCTCGGGTGGTTCGGGAGATAAGTCGGACGCAGGAGAGTCCAAGTCCCTATCCGTTGGCGTACCCGCCGGCTGGGACGAAGGCGTAGTTATTTCCAACATGATGAAGAGCGCGTTGGAAGACCAGGGTTACGACCTGAAACTGACGGACGCGGACATTGGCGCAGTGTTCACCTCCATCTCCAAGGGCGATATGGACCTGCTGTTTGACGGTTGGTTGCCACTTACCCACAAGTCTTACGTAGAGAAATACGGGGACGACATGGAGGACCTGGGAACCTGGTTCGACGAGGCGAAGCTGGCGTTGGCTGTGAATAAGGACGCGCCGATTAAGTCGATTGAGGAACTGGCGGACCACGCGGACGATTTCAACAACGAAATCGTTGGTATTGACGCGGGCGCGGGAATCACGGAAACCACCGAGAAAACCGCGATCCCAGAGTACGGTCTGGACAACATGAACTTCAAGATTTCCTCTACCGCCGCGATGTTGGCGGAACTGGATTCTGCGATGAAGAACAAGAAGAACATTGTGGTTACCCTGTGGAGCCCCCACTGGGCGTACAGCGCGTTCGACGTGCGTGACCTAGAGGACCCGAAGGGGGCCATGGGCGGCGCAGAGAAGATCCACACGTTCGCACGCAAGGACTTCAGCAAAGATAATGAAGCTGTTGCGAAGATGATTAAGAACTTCAAACTTTCGGCCGAAGAGCTTTCGGACGTGGAGAACTACGTGTTGAACGAGCACAAGGACGAGCCGATTGACAAAACTGTTAAAGAATGGCTCGATAAGAACCAGGAAGTGCGCGACCGCATGAAGATCGAGAAGTAA
- a CDS encoding formate/nitrite transporter family protein, producing MSNPITPAQSSNSPSSQSPIASPKEIVGIAANAMLGKATARPTKMFMLAVSAGAFIALGFTFFTTVATGSNHLPFGVAKLLSGLVFSVGLGLVIITGADLFTSTTMNLVAKAEGMLNWPQVFAHWAVVYVGNLVGSLGVVALCYFGGLQKNANGAWGRTIVATASAKLSHTPFECFVLGIGCNLAVCLAVWLSYAGRSLTDKIVAVIGPISLFVAVGFEHSVANMYMLPYGLLLDYGHGPLTLFNALFVNLLPVTLGNILGGGVFVGIYFWYAHKHPHSTADSQPGQ from the coding sequence ATGAGCAATCCCATTACACCAGCACAGTCGTCAAATTCTCCCTCTAGCCAGTCTCCAATTGCCTCCCCTAAAGAAATTGTGGGTATAGCCGCTAACGCGATGCTCGGCAAAGCTACGGCCCGGCCCACAAAAATGTTCATGCTCGCAGTTTCTGCGGGTGCGTTCATCGCATTAGGCTTCACGTTCTTCACCACGGTAGCAACCGGTAGCAACCACCTGCCTTTTGGGGTGGCTAAGCTGCTTAGTGGCCTAGTTTTCTCCGTTGGTTTAGGCCTCGTGATTATTACAGGGGCGGACCTGTTCACCTCAACTACTATGAACCTGGTGGCCAAGGCGGAAGGCATGCTGAACTGGCCACAAGTATTCGCCCACTGGGCTGTGGTTTACGTGGGGAACCTGGTTGGGTCACTCGGGGTGGTTGCGCTTTGCTATTTTGGTGGACTGCAGAAGAACGCGAACGGAGCCTGGGGGCGAACAATTGTAGCGACGGCGTCTGCGAAGCTTTCACACACGCCGTTTGAATGCTTCGTTCTTGGGATTGGTTGCAACCTGGCGGTCTGTCTAGCGGTGTGGCTGTCGTACGCTGGACGTTCCCTCACGGATAAGATTGTCGCGGTAATCGGTCCGATTTCATTGTTCGTAGCAGTTGGATTCGAGCACTCTGTTGCGAATATGTACATGCTGCCCTACGGCCTGCTACTTGATTACGGGCACGGGCCACTTACTCTGTTCAACGCTCTATTTGTGAATCTGCTGCCGGTCACGTTGGGAAATATTCTCGGCGGAGGTGTATTCGTAGGCATCTACTTCTGGTACGCGCACAAACATCCACATTCCACGGCCGACTCACAACCGGGCCAATAA